In Nicotiana tabacum cultivar K326 chromosome 11, ASM71507v2, whole genome shotgun sequence, a single window of DNA contains:
- the LOC107775383 gene encoding protein ecdysoneless homolog, with product MAELHPSTATSSNIFSQKNSGPPDDTVYFSIYPDFSLNPTSPPTTITSQLQSLHLQILQTLSPYTYSYIWQHEPFTLSLSATATLPHLSGKLRYGDNLEDEWFVVFLLFETSKHFPDVSIRVWDSDGEFLLIETAFHLPRWVNPDTATNRVFTRGGFLHIIPNSIIPSTPELREALVLLSNNIRSLQTRAPEGVQRQLENRLKEYPNRAEKNVHRVRVRVPVSVAKVLKHEPCLISLAVEGFYDRDIDTMKFAAKMDKFLERGSGEELVQVVVRMSRAMYAQLVQQTFQAPKRYPPLPPKSDLGAYLEAELGMKIACGFEMIYQLRKTQGMEGKGSTWDAFRQSLERSGYFEGLLPGSKEYKRLMQNAEEYYKNSSLHARESDMLSAPVRRIDEILALPESADDFKDQELPPSDDDSWLYDGEDELNAALQERQREMELYNSKKKQKSKEQDGPSNDSDNFDLKDISKSMQAFVTKVASYEGAEVPEDRNVKEVDFDVDRFMKDMESFVRRQGSGDTGNDVDIEEESSSDMEFDESEDENDITEPSDDEEGAAFMDSYSDSLNEELKGSTLSNTFVRAHEQSVKKYEGTSNATESMEEEFTPVDVDFNLVKNFLDSFSSQEGLPGPASNLLGLMGLQLPPPDASKGK from the exons ATGGCGGAGCTCCACCCTTCCACCGCCACTTCCTCTAACATCTTCTCCCAGAAAAATTCCGGTCCACCGGACGACACTGTGTATTTCTCCATATACCCAGATTTCTCCTTAAACCCAACTTCTCCACCCACCACTATAACTTCTCAACTCCAATCCCTTCACCTCCAAATCCTCCAAACCCTATCCCCTTACACTTACAGCTACATATGGCAACACGAACCCTTCACCCTCTCACTTTCCGCCACCGCCACCCTTCCCCATCTCTCCGGCAAACTCCGTTACGGCGACAACCTCGAAGACGAATGGTTCGTCGTATTCCTGCTATTCGAAACCTCAAAACACTTTCCTGATGTCTCGATTCGTGTTTGGGACAGTGACGGCGAGTTTTTGTTAATTGAAACCGCTTTTCATCTCCCCCGTTGGGTTAACCCGGACACAGCGACGAATCGGGTTTTCACTCGAGGTGGGTTTCTCCATATTATCCCTAATTCTATAATACCCTCTACCCCGGAACTTCGCGAGGCGTTAGTTTTATTAAGCAATAATATCCGTTCTCTTCAAACTAGAGCACCCGAGGGAGTGCAGCGTCAGTTAGAGAATAGGTTAAAGGAGTATCCTAATAGGGCGGAGAAGAATGTGCATCGGGTTAGGGTTAGGGTTCCTGTGTCAGTGGCAAAGGTGTTAAAGCATGAGCCTTGTTTGATTTCACTTGCTGTTGAAGGGTTTTACGATAGGGATATAGATACAATGAAGTTTGCAGCGAAGATGGATAAGTTTTTGGAGAGAGGGAGCGGGGAAGAGCTGGTGCAGGTGGTGGTTAGGATGTCCAGGGCAATGTATGCGCAGTTGGTGCAGCAGACGTTTCAGGCGCCAAAACGCTATCCACCATTGCCACCTAAGAGTGATTTAGGTGCTTATTTGGAAGCTGAGCTAGGGATGAAGATTGCTTGTGGATTTGAGATGATTTATCAGTTGAGAAAGACACAGGGCATGGAGGGAAAAGGGAGTACTTGGGATGCATTTAGACAGAGTCTCGAAAGGAGTGGGTATTTTGAAGGGTTGTTGCCGGGATCAAAGGAATATAAAAGATTGATGCAGAATGCTGAGGAGTATTACAAGAATAGTTCACTGCATGCTCGAGAAAG TGATATGCTAAGTGCTCCAGTGCGAAGAATAGATGAGATCCTTGCTCTTCCTGAGTCTGCTGATGACTTTAAGGATCAGGAGCTGCCACCCTCTGATGATGATTCTTGGCTTTATGATGGGGAGGATGAGCTAAATGCCGCTCTTCAAGAGAGGCAAAGGGAGATGGAACTTTACAAttcaaaaaagaaacaaaaatcaaAAGAACAGGATGGGCCCAGCAATGATTCTGATAATTTTGATCTTAAAGATATATCAAAGTCTATGCAAGCATTTGTCACGAAAGTGGCCAGCTATGAAGGTGCAGAGGTTCCAGAAGACAG GAACGTAAAGGAAGTGGACTTTGATGTGGATCGCTTTATGAAAGACATGGAATCATTTGTGAGGCGTCAGGGCTCTGGAGACACTGGCAATGATGTTGATATAGAAGAAGAGTCATCATCGGATATGGAGTTTG ATGAATCTGAAGATGAGAATGATATCACCGAGCCATCTGATGATGAGGAAGGTGCCGCTTTCATGGATTCATATTCGGACTCTCTGAATGAGGAACTTAAAGGTAGCACACTGAGCAATACATTTGTCCGTGCACATGAACAATCCGTTAAGAAATATGAG GGAACATCTAATGCTACAGAAAGCATGGAAGAGGAGTTCACTCCAGTGGATGTGGATTTCAATCTTGTAAAGAATTTCCTCGATTCATTTTCTTCTCAAGAAGGACTTCCTGGACCTGCTTCTAACTTGCTTGGACTCATGGGCCTACAGTTACCACCACCAGATGCTAGCAAAGGaaaataa